The Leptospirales bacterium genome has a window encoding:
- the secE gene encoding preprotein translocase subunit SecE codes for MLKFLRESREELKKVVWPPRDEVLNMTIVVLAAVFLISAVLFGIDRSFEAIFDGILRMAGGSRPS; via the coding sequence ATGTTGAAATTCCTTCGTGAAAGTCGCGAAGAACTCAAGAAGGTGGTCTGGCCCCCGCGTGACGAGGTGCTGAATATGACCATCGTAGTGCTGGCGGCAGTGTTTCTGATATCGGCGGTCTTGTTCGGGATTGATCGTTCCTTTGAGGCGATCTTTGACGGCATACTACGAATGGCCGGCGGAAGCCGTCCGTCGTGA
- the nusG gene encoding transcription termination/antitermination protein NusG has product MAALKWYVVRTYSGHENKVKTSIEKLVQNRNLQGRIGQVSIPTIKVAEMKNGKKRVVEKKFMPGYLLAEMAMDDELQYLILRLPSVAGFVGSPDPEPLSEDEVRNLMQGEASMEEETPAHARILFSVGERVKIVDGPFANFTGTVDEIMPDKGRLRVKVEIFGQATPVELDYLQVASNVG; this is encoded by the coding sequence ATGGCGGCGCTGAAATGGTATGTAGTTCGGACCTACTCCGGTCACGAAAATAAGGTCAAGACCAGCATTGAAAAGCTGGTCCAGAATCGCAACCTGCAGGGCCGCATCGGTCAGGTGAGCATCCCGACAATCAAGGTTGCCGAGATGAAGAACGGCAAGAAGCGCGTCGTCGAAAAGAAATTCATGCCCGGGTATCTGCTGGCCGAAATGGCCATGGATGATGAGCTGCAGTACCTGATTTTACGGCTGCCGTCAGTGGCCGGTTTTGTCGGTTCGCCCGATCCGGAGCCTCTCTCCGAAGATGAGGTGCGCAACCTGATGCAGGGCGAAGCCTCCATGGAAGAAGAGACGCCCGCTCACGCTCGCATACTCTTCTCAGTAGGCGAGCGGGTCAAGATTGTTGATGGTCCCTTTGCAAACTTCACCGGCACAGTGGACGAGATTATGCCGGACAAGGGCAGGTTGCGCGTCAAAGTCGAGATCTTCGGTCAGGCTACGCCAGTAGAACTGGACTATCTACAGGTCGCAAGCAACGTCGGCTGA
- the rplK gene encoding 50S ribosomal protein L11 gives MAQKKIVTQIKLQVEAGKANPAPPVGPALGQHGLNIMEFCKQFNERTKAQAGIKLPVVITVYADRSFTFITKSPPAPLLILKELGLPKGSAVPNKTKVGSITVEQLKKIAEIKKKDLNCNDVDAAVRVLAGTCRSMGVEVAE, from the coding sequence ATGGCCCAGAAGAAAATAGTCACCCAAATCAAACTCCAGGTAGAAGCCGGCAAGGCAAACCCGGCGCCCCCGGTGGGGCCGGCCCTCGGTCAGCACGGCCTGAACATCATGGAGTTCTGCAAGCAATTCAATGAGCGGACTAAGGCGCAGGCAGGCATTAAGTTACCGGTGGTAATCACCGTCTATGCCGACCGCAGCTTTACTTTTATCACTAAATCTCCGCCGGCGCCGTTGCTGATTCTCAAGGAACTCGGGCTGCCCAAGGGCTCCGCGGTTCCAAACAAGACCAAGGTCGGCTCGATCACGGTTGAGCAGCTGAAGAAGATTGCGGAGATCAAAAAGAAAGATCTCAATTGCAATGATGTCGACGCTGCTGTTCGCGTGCTGGCCGGCACCTGCCGTTCGATGGGCGTGGAGGTTGCGGAATGA
- the rplA gene encoding 50S ribosomal protein L1, with the protein MKRGKKWRAVAEKVEAERAYLPSEAVELIKEVSYTKFEGTVEASIKVGYKSLQNVRGIVRLPHGTGKTVRVLVFCREDKAAEAKEAGADFVGGAELVEKIQKEEWTDFDACVATPDMMKDVGRLGPILGRKGLMPKPKAGTVTTDVATAVKNLKGGQLEYKPDKTGVIHLRVGTVGFEPAKLEENIRTLFQSVMRDKPSDAKGEYIRSFYIAPTMGPGIKLNTRSLAS; encoded by the coding sequence ATGAAGCGCGGTAAGAAGTGGCGTGCTGTAGCGGAAAAAGTGGAGGCGGAACGCGCTTACCTTCCGTCCGAAGCGGTTGAACTGATCAAAGAAGTCAGCTATACGAAGTTCGAAGGAACAGTAGAAGCCTCCATCAAAGTGGGCTACAAGTCGCTGCAAAACGTTCGCGGAATTGTGCGCCTCCCCCACGGCACCGGCAAGACGGTGCGCGTGCTGGTATTCTGTCGCGAAGATAAAGCGGCGGAGGCCAAAGAAGCTGGCGCCGATTTTGTTGGCGGCGCCGAGCTCGTTGAAAAGATTCAGAAAGAGGAATGGACCGACTTCGACGCCTGTGTGGCCACGCCGGACATGATGAAGGATGTTGGCCGTCTGGGTCCAATCCTTGGTCGTAAGGGGCTGATGCCAAAGCCCAAGGCCGGCACGGTAACTACCGATGTCGCCACAGCGGTAAAGAACCTCAAGGGCGGCCAATTGGAATACAAGCCGGATAAGACCGGCGTCATCCATCTGCGCGTCGGAACCGTCGGCTTTGAGCCGGCCAAGCTGGAAGAGAATATTCGGACGCTTTTTCAGTCAGTGATGCGCGACAAGCCATCGGACGCCAAAGGCGAATACATTCGCTCCTTCTACATTGCGCCCACCATGGGGCCCGGTATCAAATTGAACACGCGGTCGCTCGCGTCCTGA
- the rplJ gene encoding 50S ribosomal protein L10: MIATYSGLSIEQMNDLREQVRAKSARIRVLKNNLFRKALEANPAFKDVAPMMKDVLHGPIAVAFTEGDLPAVSKTILEFSKKNDKVKIMAGCFELRPLDQKAVAQIADLPSREQLLSIIGRGLNTPATKIATGINQIMASLARGIKAVGEKNG; the protein is encoded by the coding sequence GTGATTGCAACTTACAGCGGTCTATCTATCGAGCAGATGAATGATTTGCGCGAGCAGGTGCGCGCCAAGAGCGCCCGTATCCGCGTATTAAAGAACAATCTGTTTCGCAAGGCCCTGGAGGCCAACCCGGCTTTCAAAGACGTTGCGCCCATGATGAAGGACGTCCTTCACGGTCCGATTGCCGTAGCCTTTACCGAAGGCGATCTGCCGGCAGTCAGCAAGACGATTCTGGAATTCTCCAAGAAGAATGACAAAGTCAAGATCATGGCAGGATGCTTCGAGCTCCGCCCGCTGGATCAAAAGGCTGTGGCGCAGATTGCCGACCTGCCATCCCGCGAGCAGCTGCTCAGCATCATTGGTCGCGGCCTGAACACTCCGGCCACCAAGATCGCAACCGGTATCAATCAAATCATGGCCAGTCTGGCGCGCGGCATCAAAGCTGTCGGCGAGAAGAACGGCTGA
- the rplL gene encoding 50S ribosomal protein L7/L12, with product MADVNALLDQIGSLTLVEAADLVKKMEDRFGISTAAPTMAFAAAPAGGAAEAEEEKSYNVVLKAHGDKKIDVIKIVREATNLGLKEAKDLVEKGGQAVKEGLSKDAAGELKKKLEDAGATVELQAV from the coding sequence ATGGCAGACGTAAACGCATTGCTCGATCAAATTGGATCGCTGACGCTTGTAGAAGCGGCCGATCTCGTTAAGAAAATGGAAGATCGCTTCGGCATCTCCACTGCTGCGCCGACCATGGCGTTCGCGGCGGCGCCTGCCGGCGGCGCTGCAGAAGCCGAAGAAGAAAAGAGCTACAATGTGGTGCTCAAGGCTCACGGCGACAAGAAGATCGATGTGATCAAGATTGTCCGCGAAGCCACCAACCTGGGTCTGAAGGAAGCGAAGGACCTCGTGGAAAAGGGCGGCCAGGCTGTGAAAGAAGGGCTCTCCAAAGATGCAGCTGGCGAACTGAAAAAGAAGCTGGAAGACGCTGGCGCCACCGTCGAACTGCAAGCAGTTTGA
- the rpoB gene encoding DNA-directed RNA polymerase subunit beta, with amino-acid sequence MQQRNARKIVNLGRITDIDLIPDLIDIQFRSYEWFLQKDAPAGKRKAQGLEAVFRETFPIESPNEDMVLEFMSFSFGEPKWDVQECKNRGVTYALPLKAVIRLIPKELGDVREQVVYMGDLPVMTEQGTFIINGAERVVVSQLHRSPGIFFFHDAEKRVYSSRVIPYRGSWLELEMDTKGLLVARIDRKKKFPATLLLKAMGVQSNSEVLRLFYEVETKKLAALQGKDIKKLIGRRLASSVNNPETNEAALDAGERINEDNLDILKDLKVKQIDLIVFPAGKDDATIINCLEKDGAETHEQALQKFHAIMRPGEPFNVDNARAELDRLFFSEKSYDLGSVGRYKINNKFRYHNAKNFTDVDSRALRREDIVETLRYFVNLINEVPEYHFDDIDHLGNRRVRSVGELLMNQLKVGFSRMERVVKERMTVQDIDVITPQALISIKPIMAVINEFFGSSQLSQFMDQTNPLSELTHKRRLNALGPGGLSRERAGFEVRDVHYSHYGRMCPIETPEGPNIGLIVSMSTFCRVNEYGFLETPYRKSAKGKVSQDIEYLTADIEEHYNIAQANSPVEQDGAFKTRMISCRRRADYPLCAPEEVHYMDMAPMQVVSVSTALIPFLEHDDANRALMGSNMQRQAVPLLTNEEPYVGTGMEARAAYDSRTCVTSRRDGVVVKISADSIKVRSAATKEIDTYPLIKFKRSNQGTCLNQSLVARMLFAPGDGKVSKVSADSLELSLEDGVVEKYALKDGDTQFEAFVKVGQSVHYGDTLAGQKVFGEQRDKQGRLTRAATLLADGPAVDNGRLALGKNVLVAFMPWEGYNFEDAILISERIVKEDVFTSIHIDEYEIQARETKLGQETITRDIPNLSDKAFRDLDENGVVRIGAEVRAGDILVGMVTPKGESDMTPEYKLLHSIFGEKAKEVRDTSLRMPNGSEGIVIDVKRYTREAGDELPAGVEDLVKVYVAKKRKLQVGDKMAGRHGNKGVVARVMAEEDMPFLEDGTPLDIILNPLGVPSRMNIGQILETMLGFAGQKLNIRFETPVFDGAREADIEGYLKEAGLPEDCKFQLYDGRTGDPFEGKVFCGQIYILKLAHLVDDKIHARSTGPYSLVTQQPLGGKAQFGGQRLGEMEVWALEAYGASYTLQELLTVKSDDMLGRARIYEAIVKGIHSIKPGVPESFNVLMQELRGLALDVALYDNQGSRIELTDLDDELNRGGRKNRIKLETIERII; translated from the coding sequence ATGCAGCAGCGCAATGCCCGTAAAATTGTCAATCTGGGCAGGATCACCGACATCGATCTGATCCCCGATTTGATCGATATCCAGTTTCGGTCCTACGAATGGTTTCTGCAAAAAGATGCGCCCGCAGGCAAGCGTAAGGCCCAGGGTCTTGAGGCAGTATTTCGCGAGACCTTCCCAATCGAAAGCCCCAATGAAGACATGGTGCTGGAATTCATGTCCTTCTCCTTCGGCGAACCGAAGTGGGATGTGCAGGAATGCAAGAATCGCGGCGTTACCTACGCTCTGCCGCTCAAGGCAGTCATTCGTTTGATTCCCAAGGAGCTTGGCGACGTCCGCGAGCAGGTCGTTTATATGGGCGACCTGCCGGTGATGACCGAGCAGGGAACCTTCATTATCAATGGCGCCGAGCGCGTTGTGGTTTCACAGCTGCATCGCAGTCCCGGCATTTTCTTTTTCCACGACGCTGAGAAGCGCGTCTATTCTTCGCGCGTGATTCCCTATCGCGGCTCCTGGCTGGAATTGGAAATGGACACCAAGGGCTTGCTGGTTGCGCGCATCGACCGCAAGAAAAAGTTCCCGGCCACTCTCCTATTGAAGGCGATGGGCGTTCAGTCCAACAGCGAAGTGCTGCGGCTTTTCTATGAAGTTGAAACCAAGAAGCTGGCGGCGCTGCAGGGCAAGGATATCAAGAAACTGATTGGCCGTCGCCTGGCCTCCAGTGTGAACAATCCGGAAACCAACGAGGCGGCGCTGGATGCTGGCGAACGCATTAATGAAGACAACCTCGATATCCTCAAAGACCTCAAGGTGAAGCAAATCGATCTGATCGTCTTTCCGGCCGGCAAGGACGACGCAACGATCATCAACTGTCTGGAAAAGGACGGGGCTGAAACGCACGAGCAGGCGCTGCAGAAATTCCACGCCATCATGCGCCCCGGCGAACCCTTCAATGTGGACAATGCGCGCGCCGAACTTGATCGCCTCTTCTTTTCGGAGAAGAGCTACGATCTGGGCTCCGTTGGCCGCTACAAAATCAATAACAAGTTCCGCTATCACAACGCAAAGAACTTTACGGACGTTGACAGTCGCGCCCTGCGCCGCGAGGACATCGTCGAGACGCTTCGCTACTTTGTGAACCTGATCAACGAAGTCCCTGAATACCACTTCGACGATATTGACCACCTGGGCAACCGCCGCGTGCGCAGCGTTGGCGAACTGCTGATGAATCAGCTGAAGGTCGGCTTTTCGCGCATGGAGCGCGTGGTCAAGGAGCGCATGACGGTTCAGGACATCGACGTGATCACGCCGCAAGCCCTGATTTCGATCAAGCCGATCATGGCAGTGATCAACGAGTTCTTTGGATCCAGCCAGCTTTCACAGTTCATGGATCAGACCAATCCGCTGTCGGAACTGACCCACAAACGACGCCTGAACGCCCTTGGACCCGGCGGTCTGTCGCGCGAGCGAGCCGGCTTCGAGGTGCGCGACGTACACTACAGCCACTACGGCCGCATGTGCCCGATCGAGACGCCAGAAGGCCCGAATATCGGTCTGATTGTTTCCATGTCTACTTTCTGCCGGGTAAACGAGTACGGCTTTCTGGAAACGCCCTACCGCAAGTCGGCCAAAGGCAAGGTGTCGCAGGACATCGAGTATCTTACTGCGGATATTGAGGAACACTACAATATTGCGCAGGCCAATTCTCCTGTAGAGCAGGACGGCGCCTTCAAGACGCGCATGATCAGCTGCCGTCGCCGCGCCGACTACCCCTTGTGCGCTCCGGAAGAAGTCCACTATATGGACATGGCGCCGATGCAGGTGGTCAGCGTTTCTACGGCCCTGATCCCCTTCCTGGAACACGACGACGCCAACCGCGCTCTGATGGGTTCCAACATGCAGCGCCAGGCGGTGCCGCTATTGACCAACGAGGAGCCTTACGTCGGCACCGGAATGGAAGCGCGTGCGGCCTATGATTCACGCACTTGCGTGACCTCACGTCGCGATGGCGTCGTGGTCAAGATCAGCGCTGACAGCATTAAGGTGCGCTCTGCTGCCACAAAAGAGATCGATACCTATCCCTTGATCAAATTCAAGCGCTCCAATCAGGGAACCTGCCTCAATCAGAGCCTGGTCGCGCGCATGCTCTTTGCTCCGGGCGATGGCAAAGTATCCAAGGTGAGCGCCGACAGTCTGGAGCTCAGCCTGGAAGATGGCGTCGTAGAAAAGTACGCTCTTAAAGATGGCGACACTCAATTTGAGGCTTTCGTCAAAGTCGGACAATCAGTTCACTACGGCGACACCCTTGCCGGGCAGAAGGTCTTTGGCGAGCAGCGCGACAAACAGGGGCGACTGACGCGCGCCGCTACGCTGCTGGCCGACGGTCCGGCTGTAGACAATGGCCGTCTGGCGCTGGGCAAGAATGTACTGGTCGCTTTCATGCCGTGGGAAGGCTACAATTTTGAAGATGCCATCCTGATCAGCGAGCGCATTGTCAAAGAGGACGTCTTCACCTCAATTCACATCGATGAGTATGAGATCCAGGCGCGCGAGACCAAGCTCGGTCAGGAAACAATCACTCGCGACATTCCCAATTTGAGCGATAAGGCCTTCCGCGATCTGGACGAGAACGGCGTGGTTCGTATCGGCGCCGAGGTTCGAGCCGGAGACATTCTGGTCGGTATGGTGACGCCCAAGGGCGAATCCGACATGACCCCCGAATACAAGCTGCTGCACTCCATCTTTGGCGAAAAAGCCAAAGAGGTGCGCGATACATCGCTGCGCATGCCCAACGGATCGGAAGGCATCGTCATCGACGTAAAGCGCTACACGCGCGAGGCCGGCGACGAACTGCCGGCCGGTGTCGAAGACCTGGTCAAGGTTTACGTGGCCAAGAAGCGCAAGCTGCAGGTTGGGGACAAGATGGCCGGCCGACACGGCAACAAAGGCGTCGTGGCCCGGGTGATGGCCGAAGAAGACATGCCCTTCCTGGAAGACGGCACGCCGCTGGACATCATCCTCAATCCGCTGGGCGTGCCCTCGCGCATGAACATCGGGCAGATTCTGGAAACGATGCTTGGCTTTGCCGGGCAGAAGCTGAATATTCGCTTTGAGACTCCGGTCTTCGATGGCGCCCGCGAAGCGGACATTGAGGGCTACCTGAAAGAAGCCGGGCTGCCTGAAGACTGCAAGTTTCAACTGTACGACGGGCGCACCGGCGATCCCTTTGAAGGCAAGGTCTTCTGCGGACAGATTTACATTCTCAAACTGGCGCACCTTGTCGATGACAAGATCCACGCCCGTTCCACCGGACCGTACTCGCTGGTTACGCAGCAGCCGCTGGGCGGCAAGGCTCAGTTTGGCGGGCAGCGTCTGGGCGAGATGGAGGTCTGGGCGCTGGAAGCCTACGGCGCATCCTACACCTTGCAAGAGCTGTTGACCGTCAAATCCGACGACATGCTGGGACGCGCGCGCATCTACGAAGCGATTGTCAAAGGCATCCATTCGATCAAGCCGGGCGTTCCTGAATCATTCAATGTGTTGATGCAGGAACTGCGCGGACTGGCGCTGGATGTGGCGCTCTACGACAACCAGGGCTCGCGCATCGAGCTTACCGATCTGGATGACGAGCTGAATCGCGGCGGACGCAAGAACCGCATCAAGCTCGAGACGATCGAACGCATTATCTGA
- the rpoC gene encoding DNA-directed RNA polymerase subunit beta' yields the protein MTTRTATDFDSIGIMLASPDRIRDWSFGEVKKPETINYRTLRPERDGLFCERIFGTTKDWECYCGKFKSIRYKGVICDRCGVEVTHSKVRRERMGHVELASPVAHIWYYRSVPSRMGLLLNLTINQLKSILYFEKYVIIEPADSGREKGELIDEEEYHEFLDEYGDKFVSMIGGDAVKELLSRIDVEGEIREIRARIQDKQRISDRRLLKRLEVLEALKESGNRPDWMMLDTIPVIPPELRPMVQLEGGRFATSDLNDLYRRVINRNNRLKRLLALKAPEIIVRNEKRMLQEAVDALFDNSRRKRSVKGKGNRPLKSLSDMLKGKTGRFRQNLLGKRVDYSGRSVIVIGPDLKLHQMGLPKKMALELFKPFIMKRLVDLELAPNIKSAKKKVEAEEKEVFEALDEVIKEHPVLLNRAPTLHRLGIQAFLPVLVEGKAIKLHPLVCHAFNADFDGDQMAIHVPLSPKAQLEAWMLMLSPHNLLNPANGAPIVGPTQDMVLGIYILSSQLEGDIGEGKSFSDLDEIRYAVDSGSLGLRARISVLRDGKLIQATAGRMLFNNILPEGHAFVNHSVTEKEMNRIIAECYDKFGSGATVEMLDKMKELGFRYATRFAPSIAISDIKVSPKKKDLIEQANREVGDAQKAHKNGVITNDERAKKVIEIWTRTNEAITESMFAELEKDQRGFNPIYTMAVSGARGSKQQIRQLAGMRGLMARPSGEIIELAIRSNFREGLGVLEFFISTHGARKGLADTALKTADAGYLTRRLVDISQDMIITEGDCGTEEGVVMTAVREGDKTIITLGDRVFGRVLAEAVMDPVSNEEVIPRGAMIDKELVLRINGIGVERVKIRSALTCETRYGICARCYGMDLARLKPVEMGEAAGIIAAQSIGQPGTQLTMRTFHVGGVATNVQVKESSVRLPYDAIVQQISGQRVNSPKGDIIFTSRGNIVASRVNQLLEANKLMNIRVQNGQSVVAGEIIAGGYDGKEGALTAQAAGVVEIRDNTFLIREEQAVVPVKAGAVLQISEGAFVKRGDTMATFDPYNDVVVAENAGTVRLQDVHEGKNLRKDEEGALRIFEYKREKLAPRVFVGDREYHLPLNSILTVSEGQKVSAGDVLLKISTAAEKTRDITGGLPRVEELFEARRPKDASTLAESDGRIEDHNEVVKEKKIIYIVPETAEEERVRAAIPVTKRLRVRHGDYVKQGDQLDEGALDPHDILRVQGLAALHEFLISEIQEVYRLQGVYINEKHIEIIVRQMLRKTEVTDPGDTSFVAHQQVDRFVFADENERVESEGGVPAQGRQVLLGITRASLNTESFISAASFQETTKVLTDAAIKGKKDPLLGLKENVIIGHLIPAGTGLKYYRAIGIYKEKYGDIQRSERERLEEAARELFNKPAEPVSMED from the coding sequence ATGACCACACGGACTGCCACCGACTTCGATTCCATCGGCATCATGCTGGCCTCGCCCGATCGCATTCGCGACTGGAGCTTTGGCGAGGTAAAGAAGCCGGAAACCATCAACTACCGGACCTTGCGTCCGGAACGCGATGGACTCTTCTGTGAGCGTATTTTTGGAACGACCAAGGATTGGGAGTGCTACTGCGGAAAGTTCAAGTCGATCCGCTACAAGGGCGTGATCTGCGACCGTTGCGGCGTGGAAGTAACGCACAGCAAGGTCCGACGCGAGCGTATGGGCCACGTGGAATTGGCCAGCCCGGTAGCGCATATTTGGTACTACCGCAGCGTGCCCAGCCGTATGGGCCTGCTGCTCAATCTGACCATCAATCAGCTGAAGAGCATTCTCTATTTCGAGAAATATGTCATCATCGAGCCAGCCGATTCCGGTCGTGAGAAGGGCGAGCTGATCGATGAAGAGGAATACCACGAGTTTCTGGATGAATACGGCGACAAATTTGTATCGATGATTGGCGGCGATGCCGTCAAAGAACTGCTCAGCCGCATTGACGTGGAAGGCGAGATCCGCGAAATCCGCGCCCGCATCCAGGACAAGCAGCGTATTTCCGACCGTCGTCTGCTGAAGCGACTGGAAGTGCTCGAGGCGCTCAAGGAATCCGGCAACCGTCCTGACTGGATGATGCTGGATACGATTCCGGTGATTCCGCCCGAACTGCGGCCGATGGTGCAGCTGGAGGGCGGACGCTTTGCCACCTCCGACCTGAACGACCTCTATCGTCGCGTAATCAATCGCAACAATCGCCTGAAGCGATTGCTGGCTCTGAAGGCGCCGGAGATCATCGTGCGCAACGAAAAGCGCATGCTGCAGGAAGCTGTCGATGCGCTCTTCGATAACAGTCGCCGCAAACGCTCCGTCAAGGGCAAGGGCAACCGCCCGCTGAAATCGCTTTCAGATATGCTGAAGGGCAAGACTGGCCGCTTCCGTCAGAATTTGCTGGGCAAGCGCGTTGACTATTCCGGCCGCTCCGTCATCGTAATCGGACCCGACCTGAAGCTGCATCAGATGGGCCTGCCCAAGAAGATGGCCCTGGAACTCTTCAAGCCTTTTATCATGAAGCGCCTGGTCGACCTCGAACTGGCGCCGAACATCAAGTCGGCCAAGAAGAAGGTAGAGGCCGAAGAGAAAGAAGTCTTTGAAGCGCTGGACGAGGTAATCAAGGAGCATCCCGTATTGCTCAACCGCGCTCCCACTCTGCACCGTCTGGGCATCCAGGCCTTCCTGCCGGTGCTGGTAGAGGGCAAAGCCATTAAACTGCACCCCCTGGTTTGCCACGCCTTCAACGCCGACTTTGACGGCGACCAGATGGCGATCCATGTGCCGCTTTCGCCCAAGGCGCAGCTGGAAGCGTGGATGCTGATGCTGTCCCCGCACAACCTGCTCAATCCCGCCAACGGCGCGCCAATCGTTGGACCAACGCAGGATATGGTGCTGGGCATCTACATTCTGAGCTCGCAGCTGGAGGGCGACATTGGCGAGGGCAAAAGCTTCTCCGATCTCGACGAAATTCGCTACGCAGTCGACAGCGGATCGCTGGGCTTGCGGGCCCGGATCAGCGTACTGCGCGATGGCAAATTGATTCAAGCAACCGCCGGTCGCATGCTCTTCAATAATATCCTTCCCGAAGGCCACGCTTTCGTGAACCATTCGGTGACTGAGAAGGAGATGAACCGCATCATCGCCGAATGCTACGACAAATTTGGCAGCGGCGCTACGGTCGAGATGCTCGATAAAATGAAGGAGCTTGGCTTTCGCTATGCCACGCGCTTCGCGCCCTCCATTGCCATCAGTGACATCAAAGTCAGCCCCAAGAAGAAAGACCTGATCGAGCAGGCCAACCGCGAGGTGGGCGATGCCCAGAAGGCGCACAAGAATGGCGTCATCACCAATGACGAGCGCGCCAAGAAGGTCATTGAGATCTGGACGCGCACTAACGAAGCGATTACCGAATCGATGTTCGCTGAACTAGAAAAAGATCAGCGCGGGTTCAATCCCATCTACACCATGGCGGTTTCTGGCGCCCGCGGTTCAAAGCAACAGATTCGTCAGCTGGCCGGAATGCGCGGCCTGATGGCCCGCCCTTCGGGTGAAATCATCGAACTGGCCATTCGCTCCAACTTCCGCGAAGGACTGGGCGTGCTGGAGTTCTTTATCTCCACTCACGGCGCCCGCAAAGGTCTGGCCGACACAGCGCTGAAAACTGCCGACGCTGGCTACCTGACCCGTCGTCTGGTGGACATCAGCCAGGACATGATCATCACCGAAGGCGACTGCGGCACCGAAGAGGGCGTGGTCATGACCGCGGTACGCGAGGGCGATAAGACCATCATTACTCTGGGCGATCGCGTCTTTGGCCGTGTGCTGGCAGAGGCTGTGATGGACCCGGTCTCCAACGAAGAGGTGATCCCGCGCGGAGCAATGATCGATAAAGAGCTGGTGCTGCGCATCAACGGCATCGGCGTGGAGCGCGTTAAGATTCGCTCGGCGCTCACTTGCGAGACGCGCTATGGCATCTGTGCGCGTTGCTATGGAATGGACCTGGCGCGCTTGAAGCCGGTAGAGATGGGCGAGGCCGCCGGCATCATTGCCGCGCAATCGATTGGCCAGCCCGGAACACAGCTGACCATGCGCACCTTCCACGTTGGCGGCGTTGCCACTAACGTACAGGTAAAGGAAAGTTCGGTGCGCCTGCCCTACGACGCCATTGTTCAGCAGATCAGCGGACAGCGTGTGAACTCGCCCAAAGGCGATATCATTTTTACCTCGCGCGGCAATATCGTCGCCAGCCGCGTAAATCAGCTGCTGGAAGCCAATAAGTTGATGAACATTCGCGTGCAAAACGGCCAGTCGGTCGTGGCCGGCGAGATCATTGCCGGCGGCTACGATGGCAAGGAAGGCGCGCTGACCGCACAGGCGGCCGGAGTGGTCGAAATTCGCGACAACACCTTCCTGATCCGCGAAGAGCAGGCTGTCGTCCCGGTAAAGGCGGGCGCTGTACTGCAAATCAGCGAAGGCGCTTTTGTCAAACGCGGCGATACGATGGCCACCTTCGATCCCTACAATGATGTGGTGGTTGCGGAAAACGCAGGCACGGTACGCTTGCAGGACGTGCACGAGGGCAAGAACCTGCGCAAGGACGAAGAGGGCGCTCTGCGCATCTTCGAATACAAGCGCGAGAAGCTGGCGCCGCGCGTCTTTGTTGGCGATCGCGAGTACCATCTTCCCTTGAACTCGATTCTGACCGTCAGCGAAGGCCAGAAGGTGTCAGCCGGCGATGTATTGCTGAAGATTTCGACGGCGGCGGAAAAAACTCGCGATATCACTGGCGGTCTGCCGCGCGTGGAGGAGCTTTTCGAAGCGCGTCGTCCCAAAGATGCATCAACGCTGGCCGAAAGCGACGGACGAATCGAAGACCACAATGAGGTGGTCAAAGAGAAGAAGATCATCTACATCGTTCCGGAAACGGCCGAGGAGGAGCGCGTACGCGCCGCAATCCCGGTAACCAAGCGGCTGCGCGTTCGCCACGGCGACTACGTAAAGCAGGGCGACCAGCTGGACGAAGGCGCTCTTGATCCGCACGATATCCTCCGGGTGCAGGGCCTGGCGGCGCTGCACGAATTCCTGATCTCTGAGATTCAAGAGGTCTACCGTCTGCAGGGCGTTTACATCAACGAGAAGCACATCGAAATTATTGTCCGCCAGATGCTGCGCAAAACGGAAGTCACCGATCCGGGCGATACCAGCTTCGTAGCGCATCAGCAGGTCGATCGCTTTGTCTTTGCCGACGAAAACGAGCGTGTGGAGAGCGAAGGCGGCGTTCCGGCGCAGGGACGCCAGGTACTGCTGGGCATAACCCGGGCATCCTTGAATACCGAGTCCTTCATCTCGGCGGCCTCCTTCCAGGAGACGACCAAGGTCCTGACCGATGCGGCCATCAAGGGCAAAAAGGACCCCTTGCTTGGACTTAAGGAAAACGTGATCATCGGTCACTTGATACCGGCCGGCACCGGTCTGAAGTACTATCGCGCCATCGGCATCTACAAAGAGAAGTACGGCGATATCCAGCGCAGCGAACGCGAGCGTCTGGAGGAGGCCGCGCGCGAGCTCTTCAACAAACCGGCTGAGCCCGTTTCCATGGAAGATTGA